Proteins from one Anaerobranca californiensis DSM 14826 genomic window:
- a CDS encoding glycoside hydrolase family 2 TIM barrel-domain containing protein: protein MREWENPKIIGINKLPARTPSVSYNSLEAALKEEGENVLLLNGTWKFRWKKDLRDFDEREYLLEENKGAWDDLEVPSVWQLKGYGVPYYLAFDYPPGISKRKREIPKIDPKWNEVGVYFRTFEIPKGWEGKRVFLFFGGVKSAFHLYINGEKVGYSQGSMTPAEFDITSYLKEGTNEVLVVVYRYSDGAYLEDQDMWFFSGIFRDVYLHCQPKSCLYDFFIKTELDKDYIDGQVQLELLLAGQRGEKLEVDVYLAKDPGGELGLMVSEKVELKENTTSFNTSFSVRNPDKWSAEFPNLYSLFIVLKRDGEVLEVKGSRFGFRVVEIKDEQILVNGKPILLKGVNRHDFDPDHGWAVPKERYYQDLYLMKKNNINAIRTSHYPNPKFFYDLCDQLGFYVMDEADLETHGVRRKNVPGDNPLWTEAVVDRMERMVLTNRNHPCIIMWSLGNEAGHGSNFHKMKERAKEIDNTRPFHYEGDYDITVSDVLSRMYPTPQFLERLGRYEEIKISFFENIMNKLAADNKPLKPGQYKGKPVVVCEYAHAMENSLGNFHKYMEVFDKYPNLAGGFIWDFVDQSIRVKDSEGEKWLYGGDFGEEKSHRYFCANGIVAGDRTPHPSLYEVKKGYQNIKIEALDLKGGKFRIKNKFSFTNLNNYRLLWKVSLGEEELIGGEVYPLDVRPGEWWEFSISYSGIEFDNDLEYILTFSLITKEDTPWAEAGYEIAWEQFVIGKYSLPEFPKGEKLTWEVKEQLLVVESDGGKFTVNLNRATVDSIDYGDGNILVSPLKVNYWRALTDNDRGLANFAPKLERLLVDYSWQRAGEQYKVADYRLKGDKGSLTVEFTLKHRNFKRNKVVYRFYRNGNLELQNEVISKREMFRVGFTTRIKRELEGFKWFGKGPHENYIDRNHGGKTLVHFLNIDELYHLYMRPQENGNRTEVRWLEVLDKRGKGIKVWDIGGEYLNFSAWPFSLEDLDKAEHIHELKFSPFITLNIDLKQRGVGGDLPGMAALHEEYKLHKNTLYNVSFMIQPIERRGE from the coding sequence TATCGGGATAAACAAGTTGCCTGCCAGAACCCCTAGTGTCAGTTACAATTCCTTAGAAGCTGCTTTAAAGGAAGAAGGTGAAAATGTCCTCCTTTTAAATGGGACTTGGAAGTTTCGCTGGAAAAAGGATTTAAGGGATTTTGATGAAAGGGAGTATCTTTTGGAGGAAAATAAAGGGGCTTGGGATGATCTAGAAGTTCCTTCTGTTTGGCAGCTTAAAGGCTACGGTGTTCCCTATTACTTAGCCTTTGACTACCCTCCTGGCATTAGTAAAAGGAAAAGGGAAATCCCTAAAATTGATCCTAAGTGGAATGAGGTAGGGGTTTACTTTCGGACCTTTGAAATACCAAAGGGTTGGGAAGGTAAAAGGGTCTTTCTCTTTTTCGGTGGAGTAAAATCAGCCTTTCACCTGTATATAAATGGTGAAAAGGTCGGTTATTCCCAAGGTTCCATGACTCCTGCGGAATTTGACATCACTTCATATCTTAAAGAGGGAACAAATGAAGTGCTGGTAGTTGTCTACAGGTATTCCGATGGAGCCTATTTAGAGGATCAAGACATGTGGTTTTTCAGCGGTATTTTCCGGGATGTCTACCTACACTGTCAACCTAAAAGTTGCCTTTACGACTTTTTCATCAAAACGGAATTAGATAAAGATTACATCGATGGTCAAGTCCAGCTAGAATTATTATTGGCGGGACAAAGGGGAGAGAAATTAGAGGTAGATGTTTATTTAGCTAAAGATCCCGGTGGGGAATTGGGGCTAATGGTTTCTGAAAAGGTGGAGTTAAAGGAAAATACCACTTCCTTTAATACCAGTTTTTCTGTAAGAAATCCCGACAAGTGGAGTGCCGAATTCCCTAATTTATATTCTTTGTTTATAGTACTTAAAAGGGATGGGGAAGTTTTAGAAGTTAAAGGGAGTAGGTTTGGTTTTAGGGTAGTGGAAATAAAAGATGAACAGATATTAGTTAATGGTAAACCTATTTTACTTAAAGGGGTAAACCGCCATGATTTTGATCCAGATCACGGTTGGGCGGTACCGAAGGAGCGGTATTACCAAGATCTATATCTTATGAAGAAAAACAATATCAATGCTATTAGGACCAGCCATTATCCCAATCCCAAATTCTTTTACGACCTTTGTGACCAATTAGGCTTTTACGTCATGGATGAAGCAGACTTAGAAACCCATGGGGTCAGGAGAAAAAACGTTCCAGGAGATAATCCCTTATGGACAGAGGCGGTAGTTGACCGGATGGAGCGGATGGTGTTAACAAACCGAAACCACCCCTGTATTATTATGTGGTCACTAGGTAATGAGGCAGGTCATGGCAGCAATTTCCACAAGATGAAGGAAAGGGCTAAAGAAATAGATAATACCCGGCCTTTCCACTATGAAGGGGATTATGATATAACGGTAAGTGATGTCCTTTCTAGGATGTACCCCACTCCCCAATTTTTAGAAAGGTTAGGGAGATATGAAGAAATTAAAATAAGTTTTTTTGAAAATATCATGAACAAGTTGGCGGCGGATAATAAACCGTTAAAGCCTGGGCAGTACAAAGGAAAACCGGTAGTTGTCTGTGAATACGCCCATGCCATGGAAAACAGTTTAGGTAATTTCCACAAATACATGGAAGTCTTTGATAAATACCCCAACTTAGCGGGAGGTTTTATCTGGGATTTTGTGGACCAGTCCATTAGGGTGAAGGATAGTGAAGGGGAGAAATGGCTGTATGGTGGAGATTTCGGTGAAGAAAAGAGCCACAGGTATTTTTGTGCCAATGGGATAGTGGCAGGGGATAGAACCCCCCATCCCTCTTTATATGAAGTGAAAAAAGGGTATCAAAATATTAAAATAGAAGCCCTTGACTTAAAGGGGGGGAAATTTAGAATAAAGAATAAGTTTTCCTTTACCAATTTAAATAACTATCGGTTGTTGTGGAAGGTCTCATTAGGGGAAGAAGAGCTAATTGGAGGAGAGGTTTATCCTTTAGATGTAAGACCAGGGGAATGGTGGGAATTTAGTATAAGTTATAGTGGAATAGAATTTGATAATGATTTAGAATACATCCTCACCTTTTCCTTGATCACCAAGGAAGATACCCCTTGGGCTGAGGCAGGTTATGAAATTGCTTGGGAACAGTTTGTTATCGGTAAGTATTCTTTACCGGAATTTCCAAAGGGGGAAAAGTTAACTTGGGAAGTTAAAGAACAATTGTTAGTAGTGGAAAGTGATGGGGGTAAGTTTACAGTAAATCTCAACAGGGCCACTGTAGATAGCATCGATTATGGTGATGGCAATATATTAGTTTCACCGTTAAAGGTCAATTATTGGCGGGCTTTGACGGACAATGACCGGGGTTTGGCCAATTTTGCTCCAAAGCTTGAGAGGTTACTAGTTGATTACTCTTGGCAAAGGGCGGGGGAACAGTACAAGGTAGCGGATTATAGATTAAAGGGAGATAAAGGTAGTTTAACGGTAGAATTTACTTTAAAACACCGGAATTTCAAAAGGAACAAGGTGGTATATAGGTTTTACCGAAATGGTAATCTAGAACTGCAAAATGAAGTTATCAGTAAAAGGGAGATGTTTCGGGTTGGTTTTACCACTAGAATTAAAAGGGAACTAGAAGGGTTTAAATGGTTTGGCAAAGGCCCCCATGAAAACTATATCGATAGAAACCACGGTGGAAAAACCCTAGTCCATTTCTTAAACATCGATGAACTTTACCATTTGTACATGCGTCCCCAGGAAAACGGTAATAGAACAGAAGTTCGGTGGTTGGAGGTGCTAGACAAAAGGGGCAAAGGAATTAAAGTTTGGGATATCGGTGGAGAGTACTTAAATTTCAGTGCCTGGCCCTTTAGTTTAGAGGATTTAGATAAAGCTGAACATATCCATGAACTGAAATTTTCACCATTTATCACTTTAAATATCGATTTAAAACAGCGGGGAGTAGGGGGGGATTTGCCGGGTATGGCAGCTTTACATGAGGAGTATAAGCTCCACAAAAACACCCTTTACAATGTTTCCTTTATGATCCAACCTATTGAAAGGAGAGGGGAATAG